In Chryseobacterium gleum, a single genomic region encodes these proteins:
- the arfB gene encoding alternative ribosome rescue aminoacyl-tRNA hydrolase ArfB, whose amino-acid sequence MKDFSKELSFKTSRSSGAGGQNVNKVETAVTVLWKVNASEFFNEDEKILIQDKLKNRINADGFLFLTVSESRTQLMNKNKAIEKITEIVNKALIIPKKRTATKPSKAQKQKRLDSKKKLSDKKENRRFRF is encoded by the coding sequence ATGAAAGACTTTTCAAAAGAACTCAGTTTCAAGACGTCCCGCAGCAGTGGGGCAGGAGGGCAGAATGTAAACAAAGTAGAAACTGCTGTGACCGTACTTTGGAAAGTGAATGCATCAGAATTTTTTAATGAAGATGAGAAAATATTAATTCAGGATAAACTGAAAAACAGGATCAATGCAGATGGTTTTTTATTTCTCACCGTTTCTGAAAGCAGAACCCAGCTGATGAATAAAAATAAAGCCATTGAAAAAATAACTGAAATCGTAAATAAGGCCCTCATCATTCCCAAAAAAAGAACGGCTACCAAACCTTCAAAAGCCCAGAAACAGAAAAGACTGGACAGCAAGAAAAAGCTTTCAGACAAAAAAGAAAACAGACGTTTCAGGTTTTAA
- a CDS encoding tetratricopeptide repeat protein, whose protein sequence is MFPNFRIKTLYLIFFFFSILYNAQDFSFQPEPIKTTLEYRKKLDAKGALKFNINAIKQYEESNDTKGIIMAYTNIASLLNGLGRNKESLEYLDKAKKELLRSNDPFLNANLYNEYGRTYTRLGLYEQSNAAFDQAKTYIKKISDLKQREFAQDYNYSWKQQNLPKDKNFDSLRAIKKKIMGVKPDITSYTRTADQFIAKKTHLDSAEYYMNKAMDLSDDASDVEKATALFSYGDLFNVKGDKKKALEYYLQSLDIFQKTENTPTSLLTVYDTLSSVYKSLNEIDKSNEYLRKYTVLNDDINKNEKEAINLAVNKLIELKHEEKEKERKTFYVIALAIIAVFLILFYFIRKIYIKKELKKDKIIEKKILETDVLKLKVNDSFEEIIQLMESRSPLFLIRFKEVYPEFYEKLITHTLELTEHDIKFSAYIRLNLTNKEICQYENISLRGVETKRYRLKKKLKLSPETELQKWILEL, encoded by the coding sequence ATGTTCCCCAATTTTAGAATTAAAACACTCTATCTGATTTTCTTTTTTTTCTCCATATTGTATAACGCTCAGGATTTTTCTTTTCAGCCTGAACCTATAAAAACAACATTAGAATACAGGAAGAAATTAGACGCAAAAGGAGCTTTAAAATTTAATATTAATGCTATTAAACAATATGAAGAAAGTAATGATACTAAAGGTATTATTATGGCATATACCAATATAGCAAGCTTATTAAACGGACTTGGCAGAAATAAGGAAAGTCTGGAATATCTTGACAAGGCTAAAAAAGAGCTGCTTCGTAGTAATGATCCTTTTCTAAATGCCAATTTATATAATGAATACGGAAGAACCTATACACGTCTGGGACTTTATGAACAATCTAATGCAGCCTTTGACCAGGCAAAAACTTATATAAAGAAAATTTCTGATCTTAAGCAGAGAGAATTTGCCCAGGATTACAACTATTCATGGAAACAGCAAAACCTGCCTAAAGATAAAAATTTTGACTCTTTGCGGGCTATAAAGAAGAAAATAATGGGTGTAAAGCCTGATATTACTTCTTATACAAGAACAGCAGATCAGTTTATTGCAAAAAAAACTCATTTAGATTCTGCTGAATATTATATGAATAAAGCCATGGACCTTTCGGATGATGCATCTGATGTTGAAAAAGCAACTGCATTGTTCAGCTATGGAGATCTCTTTAATGTGAAAGGAGATAAAAAAAAAGCATTAGAATATTATCTGCAGTCACTTGATATCTTTCAAAAAACGGAAAATACTCCAACTTCCTTACTGACGGTATATGATACGCTTTCAAGTGTATATAAGTCTTTGAATGAAATTGACAAATCCAATGAGTATCTAAGAAAATACACTGTTCTTAATGATGATATCAATAAAAACGAAAAAGAAGCTATAAATCTTGCTGTCAATAAGCTCATTGAGTTAAAACATGAGGAGAAGGAAAAAGAAAGAAAAACATTTTATGTGATAGCTCTGGCTATTATCGCTGTATTTTTAATATTATTCTATTTCATACGAAAAATTTATATCAAAAAGGAGCTCAAAAAAGATAAGATTATTGAAAAAAAGATCTTGGAAACAGATGTTCTTAAATTAAAAGTAAACGACTCTTTTGAAGAAATCATCCAATTGATGGAGAGCAGAAGTCCTTTATTTTTGATACGTTTTAAGGAAGTCTATCCTGAATTCTATGAAAAATTAATTACGCATACACTAGAACTTACAGAGCATGATATAAAATTCAGTGCCTATATCAGATTAAACCTTACCAATAAAGAAATCTGTCAGTATGAAAACATCAGCTTACGGGGAGTAGAAACAAAAAGATATAGACTCAAGAAAAAGCTGAAACTATCACCTGAGACTGAACTTCAGAAGTGGATTCTGGAGCTTTAA
- a CDS encoding MGMT family protein: MDEIFKQQVYEVARLIPKGRVSTYGAIAKAVGYPNHSRHVGKAMGGCPKDVPAHRVISSSGVLSVPEFQPKLEAEGIIVENLRVKNFKKLFWNPLAEL, encoded by the coding sequence ATGGACGAAATTTTCAAACAACAGGTATACGAAGTGGCAAGACTGATTCCCAAAGGAAGAGTATCTACCTATGGTGCCATAGCAAAGGCTGTTGGCTATCCTAACCATTCCAGACATGTAGGAAAAGCAATGGGAGGATGTCCGAAAGACGTTCCTGCACACCGTGTCATTTCAAGTTCAGGAGTATTATCTGTTCCGGAATTTCAGCCAAAGCTGGAGGCAGAAGGAATCATTGTTGAAAATCTCAGAGTAAAAAATTTCAAAAAACTGTTCTGGAATCCGTTAGCTGAATTGTAA
- a CDS encoding deoxyhypusine synthase family protein gives MSKPITEFIEKYYLHFNAAALVDASKGYVAHLKDGGKMMITLAGAMSTAELGKILAEMIRQGKVDFISCTGANLEEDLMNLVAHSHYERVPHYRDLTAQDEWDLLERGLNRVTDTCIPEEEAFRRLQKHIVEIWKDAEAKGERYFPHEFMYKMILSGVLEQYYEIPRENSWMIAAAEANLPIVVPGWEDSTMGNIFASYCIKGELKPTTMKSGIEYMTYLADWYTKNSGGKGVGFFQIGGGIAGDFPICVVPMLYQDMEMHDIPFWSYFCQISDSTTSYGSYSGAVPNEKITWGKLDITTPKFIVESDATICAPLMFSYILENA, from the coding sequence ATGAGCAAACCGATAACTGAATTCATAGAAAAGTATTACCTGCACTTCAACGCAGCTGCATTGGTAGATGCTTCTAAAGGATATGTTGCACATCTTAAAGATGGCGGAAAAATGATGATTACTTTGGCAGGTGCAATGTCTACTGCTGAATTAGGTAAAATTCTTGCAGAAATGATCCGTCAGGGAAAAGTAGATTTTATTTCTTGTACAGGGGCTAACCTTGAAGAAGATTTAATGAACCTTGTAGCACACTCTCACTATGAAAGAGTTCCTCATTACAGAGATTTGACTGCTCAGGACGAATGGGATCTTTTGGAAAGAGGCCTGAACAGAGTTACAGATACATGTATTCCTGAAGAAGAAGCATTCAGAAGATTACAGAAACACATCGTGGAGATCTGGAAAGATGCTGAAGCTAAAGGTGAAAGATATTTCCCGCATGAATTTATGTACAAAATGATCCTTTCAGGAGTATTGGAGCAGTATTATGAAATTCCTAGAGAAAACTCATGGATGATTGCAGCGGCAGAAGCAAACTTACCAATCGTGGTTCCGGGATGGGAAGATTCTACAATGGGTAACATCTTCGCTTCTTACTGTATCAAAGGAGAGCTTAAACCTACTACAATGAAATCAGGAATCGAATATATGACTTACCTTGCTGACTGGTACACTAAAAATTCAGGAGGAAAAGGAGTTGGATTCTTCCAGATTGGTGGAGGTATCGCTGGAGATTTCCCTATCTGTGTAGTACCAATGCTATATCAGGATATGGAAATGCATGATATTCCTTTCTGGTCTTATTTCTGCCAGATTTCTGATTCTACAACATCCTACGGTTCATACTCAGGAGCAGTTCCAAATGAGAAAATCACCTGGGGTAAACTTGATATCACTACACCTAAATTTATCGTTGAAAGTGATGCAACAATCTGTGCACCATTGATGTTCTCTTATATCTTAGAAAACGCTTAA
- a CDS encoding GreA/GreB family elongation factor produces the protein MSNHIIVTTGIYDAIKDTLRRKKVSIEEEKRLTEELRKAKQVLRRDLPADIVTVDRKVTLKDHTLNFEHEYIFVPSVKEKLKKNKYSILSDIALAVVGYKVGDVISWPFRDGERKIEILKVEPWEG, from the coding sequence ATGTCCAATCATATTATTGTAACCACCGGAATTTATGATGCTATAAAAGATACATTGAGAAGAAAAAAAGTGAGCATCGAAGAAGAAAAAAGATTGACTGAAGAACTTAGAAAGGCAAAACAGGTTCTGAGAAGGGACCTTCCTGCCGATATTGTAACAGTGGACAGAAAAGTAACGTTGAAAGACCATACTCTGAATTTTGAGCATGAATACATTTTTGTGCCTTCGGTAAAAGAAAAACTTAAAAAGAATAAATATTCCATCCTCTCAGATATTGCTCTTGCCGTAGTAGGATATAAAGTAGGAGATGTTATCAGCTGGCCTTTCAGGGACGGAGAGAGGAAAATCGAAATCCTGAAAGTGGAACCCTGGGAAGGATAA
- a CDS encoding helix-turn-helix transcriptional regulator, with amino-acid sequence MQKEKLRLIRKQKGYTQQQVADFIATDVSNYSRKESGDVRIIRDEWDKLARFLDVPIEDIYEEDEPAVIINNDHPVFNDRSSSAGVITNQNNYDNIPGDIIKNLQNYIALLKEENERLKKELKGLSDGKK; translated from the coding sequence ATGCAAAAAGAAAAATTACGTCTCATCAGAAAGCAAAAAGGTTATACTCAACAACAGGTAGCCGATTTTATCGCAACAGATGTATCCAACTATAGCAGAAAAGAAAGCGGCGATGTAAGAATTATAAGAGATGAGTGGGATAAACTTGCCCGTTTTCTGGATGTACCGATTGAGGACATTTATGAAGAGGATGAGCCTGCAGTAATAATCAATAATGACCATCCTGTATTTAATGACAGATCATCTTCTGCAGGAGTAATCACTAATCAGAATAATTATGATAATATCCCTGGAGACATCATTAAAAACCTACAAAACTATATCGCCTTATTAAAAGAAGAAAACGAAAGGCTTAAAAAAGAATTGAAAGGTCTTTCGGACGGAAAAAAATAA
- a CDS encoding HdeD family acid-resistance protein, with the protein MANLFQTLTNTVKHWYIPLIFGILFLIFGFYVFSVPLATYVTLSIFFSVSFLFSGITEIFFSLQNSKSLQGWGWFLVSGLLTTAIGIYLIANPQISMAVLPFVIGFTLLFRSFQLLGFAFDLKSMRIMSWGNVALASAGGIIFSLLLIFNPVFTGISLVTLTGVSFIFMGIASIMLALDLRKIKKIPGKVSQELRDRIRSIQEEIDELKK; encoded by the coding sequence ATGGCCAATTTATTTCAAACCCTTACCAATACTGTAAAACATTGGTATATCCCGTTAATCTTCGGAATTCTGTTCCTGATCTTCGGTTTTTATGTTTTCAGTGTACCGCTTGCAACGTATGTGACACTTTCTATCTTTTTCAGTGTTTCATTCTTATTTTCAGGCATTACTGAAATATTCTTTTCTTTACAGAACAGCAAATCCCTGCAGGGTTGGGGCTGGTTTCTTGTGAGTGGATTATTAACAACGGCAATAGGAATTTATCTTATCGCAAACCCTCAGATTTCTATGGCAGTACTTCCGTTTGTCATCGGATTCACATTGTTGTTCCGTTCTTTTCAGCTATTAGGTTTTGCCTTTGACCTGAAAAGCATGAGAATAATGAGCTGGGGAAATGTGGCTCTTGCCAGCGCGGGAGGGATTATATTTTCTCTATTGCTGATATTCAACCCGGTATTTACTGGAATTTCCTTGGTAACCCTTACCGGTGTTTCCTTCATATTCATGGGAATTGCTTCCATTATGCTGGCTCTGGATTTAAGAAAGATAAAAAAGATTCCGGGCAAGGTAAGTCAGGAATTAAGAGACCGGATCAGGTCAATACAGGAAGAGATTGATGAACTTAAAAAATAA
- a CDS encoding response regulator transcription factor: MTKKILIADDHHVVRIGTALILEKNFNDIEVDFAETYDEAKQKIESGTFDLLILDIELPGSILKSMVKEIKSISPETFILIFTSYKENIALQYIEEGANGFLNKQSDPEHFVKAVEVIFKDGYYYTSEMMNEILKGNQRKKAIENLSERELQVFNLLAKGNGNLEIANTLNIEESTVGTYKRRVYQKLKISNLVELLEIYSEIH, encoded by the coding sequence ATGACAAAAAAAATACTCATTGCAGATGACCATCATGTGGTAAGAATCGGGACAGCTTTGATCCTGGAGAAAAATTTTAATGATATAGAAGTAGATTTTGCAGAAACTTATGACGAAGCAAAACAGAAAATTGAATCCGGAACATTCGATCTGCTTATTCTTGATATTGAACTTCCCGGAAGTATTCTCAAATCAATGGTTAAAGAAATAAAAAGCATTTCACCGGAAACATTTATTTTGATCTTTACTTCCTATAAAGAAAATATTGCGCTGCAATATATTGAAGAAGGAGCAAATGGCTTTCTCAATAAACAGAGTGACCCTGAACATTTTGTCAAAGCTGTTGAAGTTATATTTAAAGATGGATATTATTATACTTCTGAGATGATGAATGAGATTTTAAAAGGGAACCAAAGGAAAAAAGCCATTGAAAATCTTTCAGAGAGAGAACTGCAGGTTTTTAATCTCCTTGCAAAAGGAAACGGGAACCTTGAAATTGCAAACACCCTTAACATCGAAGAATCTACCGTAGGAACCTACAAAAGAAGAGTCTACCAGAAATTAAAGATTTCCAACCTTGTTGAGCTGCTGGAAATTTACAGCGAGATTCATTAG
- a CDS encoding AMP-binding protein has protein sequence MLIDFNNLNINKLSFDTEFEKKVKIFLEEWFSEKTGVNVQTSGSTGIPKIFEIEKRKMVNSAVMTCNFLGLKEGDTALLCLPVEYISGKMMIVRSIERKLKLKITDPSLKPAENLEEEIDFCAMTPLQVENSLNKLHLIKNLIIGGAAVSESLKSKILKMNLSNSNRIFETYGMSETLSHIGLKQLMPEQEEYFTVFENVTISLDDRGCLEIFAPNVNAEELQTNDLVEIRNENQFKFLGRIDNVINSGGAKIFPETLEALVKKDIPNEAIFMGLPDESLGQKLILIIEGEESDVVKRKISEIPFEKSFHKPKEIIFIKEIPRTPNGKVNRMELYKSINI, from the coding sequence ATGCTGATAGACTTCAATAATCTCAATATTAACAAATTATCATTCGATACAGAATTTGAAAAAAAAGTGAAAATATTTCTGGAAGAATGGTTCTCAGAAAAAACTGGGGTAAATGTCCAGACTTCAGGTTCTACAGGAATTCCAAAGATTTTTGAAATTGAGAAAAGGAAAATGGTCAATTCAGCAGTGATGACCTGTAATTTTTTAGGATTAAAAGAAGGGGATACGGCATTGCTTTGCCTGCCTGTGGAATACATTTCCGGTAAAATGATGATTGTCCGTTCTATAGAAAGAAAACTGAAGTTAAAAATTACTGATCCTTCATTAAAACCGGCAGAAAATCTGGAAGAAGAAATTGATTTTTGTGCCATGACGCCACTTCAGGTAGAGAATTCACTGAACAAACTTCATCTGATTAAAAATCTGATTATCGGAGGTGCTGCTGTTTCAGAAAGCCTGAAAAGCAAGATCCTTAAGATGAACCTTAGTAATTCCAACCGTATTTTTGAAACCTATGGAATGTCCGAAACCCTTTCCCATATTGGTTTAAAACAATTGATGCCGGAGCAGGAAGAATACTTCACTGTTTTTGAAAATGTAACGATTTCTCTGGACGATAGAGGCTGCCTGGAAATTTTTGCACCTAATGTAAATGCTGAAGAACTGCAAACTAATGATTTAGTTGAAATCAGGAATGAAAATCAGTTCAAATTCCTGGGAAGAATTGACAATGTAATCAACTCCGGAGGGGCAAAAATTTTCCCTGAAACCCTTGAAGCTTTAGTGAAAAAGGATATTCCGAACGAAGCAATATTTATGGGACTGCCGGATGAGAGTTTGGGACAGAAATTGATATTGATTATTGAAGGTGAGGAATCTGATGTGGTGAAAAGAAAGATTTCAGAAATTCCGTTTGAAAAAAGCTTCCATAAGCCCAAAGAAATTATTTTCATCAAAGAAATCCCGAGAACACCAAACGGGAAAGTAAACAGAATGGAGCTGTATAAAAGTATAAATATTTAG
- a CDS encoding amino acid permease, which yields MSNENKTGQNENLVRGLTNRHIQLIALGGAIGTGLFLGIGPAAVLAGPSVILGYALAGIIAFFIMRQLGEMVVQEPVSGSFSYFAYKYWGNFPGFASGWNYWILYILVSMAELTAIGHYIHFWWPEIPLWVSSLFFFVVINALNLASVKVYGETEFWFSIIKVVAIIAMIIFGVYLLISGTGGEKASITNLWNDGGFFPKGLFNKTESGYSGLFAAMAMIMFSFGGLELIGITAAEAKNPEKTIPQATNQVIYRILIFYVGALVILFSLSPWRDITEGSSPFVMVFQNLNGLEFSLFGKVIQFNTLIANVLNLIVLTAALSVYNSSVYSNSRMLFGLAQQGNAPKFLKKLNKNAVPINAIIVSSCFAGICIIINKLVPEKAFEYLMALVVSTLIINWLMICYTHLKFKKTISAEGIHSKFPSIFYPVSNYICIAFLVLILGLMSITGMEIQVILIPVWLGFLFVMYKLYKPN from the coding sequence ATGAGCAACGAAAATAAAACAGGACAAAACGAGAATTTAGTTAGAGGATTAACAAACCGACATATACAATTAATTGCCCTCGGAGGTGCTATCGGAACCGGGTTATTCCTGGGAATCGGGCCGGCTGCAGTACTGGCTGGACCATCCGTAATTTTAGGCTATGCTTTGGCAGGTATCATCGCCTTTTTTATTATGCGTCAGCTTGGTGAAATGGTAGTTCAGGAACCCGTATCGGGAAGTTTTAGCTACTTCGCTTACAAATATTGGGGAAACTTTCCAGGATTTGCTTCAGGATGGAACTATTGGATTCTCTATATTCTGGTGAGTATGGCCGAACTTACGGCTATCGGACATTATATTCATTTCTGGTGGCCGGAGATTCCGCTCTGGGTTTCCAGCTTATTCTTTTTTGTAGTCATCAATGCACTTAATTTAGCTTCTGTAAAGGTATATGGAGAAACAGAATTCTGGTTTTCCATCATCAAGGTAGTGGCTATTATTGCGATGATTATTTTTGGTGTATATCTTTTAATAAGCGGTACCGGAGGAGAAAAAGCGAGCATTACCAATTTATGGAATGATGGAGGATTCTTTCCGAAAGGATTATTTAATAAAACAGAAAGCGGATATTCAGGATTATTTGCAGCCATGGCGATGATTATGTTCTCTTTCGGAGGACTGGAGCTTATTGGTATTACTGCTGCTGAGGCGAAAAACCCGGAGAAAACAATTCCGCAGGCAACCAATCAGGTGATCTACAGAATCCTTATTTTCTATGTTGGTGCTTTAGTAATTCTGTTTTCATTAAGCCCTTGGAGAGATATCACAGAAGGATCCAGCCCTTTCGTAATGGTATTTCAAAATCTGAACGGTCTTGAGTTCAGCCTTTTTGGGAAAGTGATTCAATTCAATACTTTGATTGCCAATGTTCTTAATCTGATTGTTTTAACAGCTGCTTTGTCAGTGTACAACAGCAGTGTTTACAGTAACAGCAGAATGCTCTTCGGATTAGCTCAACAGGGGAATGCCCCGAAATTTTTGAAAAAGCTGAATAAAAATGCTGTGCCGATCAACGCAATTATTGTGTCGTCATGCTTTGCAGGAATCTGTATCATCATCAATAAATTAGTCCCTGAAAAAGCTTTTGAATATTTAATGGCCCTGGTTGTATCCACTTTGATTATCAACTGGCTGATGATATGCTACACCCACCTGAAGTTTAAAAAAACAATAAGCGCAGAAGGAATCCATTCAAAATTCCCATCTATTTTTTACCCGGTATCTAACTATATCTGCATTGCATTTCTGGTTTTGATTTTAGGATTAATGAGTATTACAGGTATGGAAATTCAGGTGATTCTGATTCCGGTCTGGCTGGGCTTTTTATTTGTGATGTATAAATTATACAAACCGAATTAG
- a CDS encoding outer membrane beta-barrel protein — protein MIKKLITLGVFSISMISFAQKFSIKPSVGYAWRTAKTISGLSKEEKDYVKDLKNGLNFDIAAHYAVKDGLAFGLKYSNYSASSDGYLLGYVNGMPVSVPVTTKDNITFFGVSGLISNDNSSTRHKIFADLALGVISYTTKTGDVKGTGSTFGAEIDFGYQYEISKNFLIGPKVGLSGGTLSKMKYNGVTYKFDDDQKEGLHRVSLSAAATFRF, from the coding sequence ATGATAAAAAAATTAATCACACTTGGAGTATTTTCCATTTCCATGATCTCTTTTGCACAGAAATTTTCTATCAAACCTTCCGTAGGATATGCCTGGAGAACAGCAAAAACAATTTCCGGACTTAGCAAAGAAGAAAAAGACTACGTTAAAGACCTTAAAAACGGGTTAAATTTTGATATTGCTGCGCATTATGCCGTGAAAGATGGCCTTGCATTTGGTTTGAAATATTCTAATTACAGTGCATCCAGTGACGGATATCTTCTTGGTTATGTGAACGGAATGCCCGTGTCTGTTCCTGTGACTACAAAAGATAATATCACATTCTTCGGAGTTTCCGGCCTTATTTCAAATGATAATTCATCCACAAGACATAAAATATTTGCAGATCTTGCGCTGGGGGTAATATCTTACACCACAAAAACAGGAGATGTAAAAGGAACAGGGAGTACTTTTGGTGCAGAAATCGATTTTGGCTATCAATATGAGATCAGCAAAAACTTCCTTATAGGGCCAAAGGTTGGCTTAAGTGGTGGTACGCTGAGTAAAATGAAGTACAACGGAGTTACTTATAAATTTGATGACGATCAGAAAGAAGGTTTGCATAGGGTTTCTTTGAGTGCAGCTGCTACATTCCGTTTTTAA